The following are encoded in a window of Methanococcus voltae genomic DNA:
- the cas1 gene encoding CRISPR-associated endonuclease Cas1, producing MKIALTTYGFYLSKNGNRFVIKSEGKKEEISADKVEQIIVTTKGVISTDALNLAVENNIDFIMLNNYGKPLGRFWHSKFGSISTIRKKQLELENTYLGFELVKDWISTKMNNQKRLLKNLKNLKNFSNNNNNNNTNNNTNNSNSNNSIDTKNIISKMDNYIEKINNMEYNYKNIKEERDILQNLEANVSKMYFKTLSELLPEKYRFESRSRNPAKDYFNCFLNYGYGILYGQIERSCIIAGLDPYIGILHRDNYNRTALVYDMIEPYRYYVDKAVFELCTDINDNDNDNNSNDNDNNNMNSEFFDELKSEDKSKNGYYLNKAGKQLLISKYNEIMDKKIKYDGKNTKIEDTILKDCHKVSNKILKYI from the coding sequence ATGAAAATTGCTTTAACTACATATGGTTTCTATCTTTCAAAAAATGGAAATAGGTTTGTTATTAAATCAGAGGGTAAAAAAGAGGAAATATCTGCCGATAAAGTTGAACAAATCATCGTGACGACAAAAGGAGTAATTTCTACGGATGCTTTAAACCTGGCAGTTGAAAATAATATTGATTTTATAATGCTTAACAATTATGGAAAGCCATTAGGTAGATTTTGGCACTCTAAATTCGGTAGCATTAGTACGATACGTAAAAAACAATTGGAATTAGAGAATACGTATTTGGGTTTTGAATTAGTTAAGGATTGGATATCTACAAAAATGAATAATCAAAAAAGACTTTTAAAAAATTTAAAAAATTTAAAAAATTTTTCGAATAATAATAATAATAATAATACTAATAATAATACTAATAATAGTAATAGTAATAATAGTATTGATACCAAAAATATAATTTCTAAAATGGATAATTATATTGAAAAAATAAACAATATGGAATACAATTATAAAAATATAAAAGAAGAAAGGGATATCTTACAAAATTTAGAAGCTAATGTAAGTAAAATGTATTTTAAAACTCTTTCCGAATTATTACCTGAAAAATATCGTTTTGAATCTAGGAGCAGAAATCCTGCAAAAGATTACTTTAATTGTTTTTTAAATTACGGATACGGCATTTTATATGGTCAAATTGAACGTTCCTGCATAATAGCTGGTTTAGATCCATACATTGGAATTTTACATAGGGATAATTACAATAGAACTGCTTTGGTCTATGATATGATAGAACCTTACCGTTATTATGTAGACAAAGCAGTATTTGAACTTTGCACGGATATTAATGATAATGATAATGATAACAATAGCAATGATAATGATAACAATAATATGAATAGTGAATTTTTTGACGAGTTAAAATCGGAAGATAAATCAAAAAATGGTTATTATTTAAATAAAGCTGGTAAACAACTTTTAATTTCAAAATATAATGAAATTATGGATAAAAAAATTAAATACGATGGTAAAAATACCAAAATTGAAGATACAATCCTTAAAGACTGTCATAAAGTATCTAACAAAATACTAAAGTATATTTAA
- a CDS encoding TIGR02556 family CRISPR-associated protein yields the protein MLEHITKIGKYSEESNELIDLWQKDEKDFDGIIEVNITDRKLDSVFAKQFSKDVWRNMLFYQEARLHVGALVKIEKFKNDAKLIEKFKNKVEQSINFLDLTFNDEKIDELMKEIISQIEDSSKNYVVSFKVDGKYPFEIDSLKDKFNLKIETTGLNKSKVKKKCHICGNTAIAYNTAVYKCYTNDKCIFSNTEDGESFHICRDCVIDILKGRKFIDKNLKGYWMGNEVMFLPQNANEDVIEAFEEFVTYEEDDIERKNPQKLINSIKDNENEIFTSFGNLKTPLDIIFFDDPKASSEWKIRYSINGVLPSRFSLVSKLEQKYSNKTGYPLNLWMVINYLIPRDDKKKYSSNEAKSILNAVFHGTKYSRNLFFAKVMQKYKADYGKYLKKEIKYPPNIADIHRIYNFMVDCGCLFQGWNFAYEISDRPFNKENNEANTMAYESIVKYESINELFDKNKDYFDTDDKKAWFLLGNIYDSIVYHSKKYHDKDKSYLESNFYYGNKFDEKFFQKMLNQCTDLMLKYGINSKRELKNKITNAKDLMSNGTKNNTLSPDEAKYIFFWGLQQYFEYLKNEEKEKQDIKNE from the coding sequence ATGTTAGAACATATTACAAAAATTGGTAAATATTCCGAGGAATCAAATGAATTAATTGATTTATGGCAAAAAGATGAAAAAGACTTTGATGGGATTATTGAAGTCAATATAACGGATAGAAAATTGGATAGCGTATTTGCTAAACAATTTAGTAAAGATGTTTGGCGAAATATGTTATTTTACCAAGAGGCTAGACTACACGTTGGTGCATTGGTAAAAATTGAAAAATTCAAAAATGATGCTAAACTCATTGAAAAATTCAAAAACAAAGTTGAACAATCAATTAATTTTTTAGATTTAACTTTTAACGATGAAAAAATAGATGAATTGATGAAAGAAATTATATCCCAAATTGAAGATTCATCTAAAAATTATGTCGTTAGTTTTAAGGTTGATGGCAAATATCCATTTGAAATAGATTCATTAAAAGATAAATTTAATTTAAAAATTGAAACAACAGGATTAAATAAATCTAAAGTTAAAAAAAAGTGTCATATATGTGGCAATACTGCTATTGCATACAATACTGCAGTATACAAATGTTATACAAATGACAAATGTATTTTTTCAAATACTGAAGATGGAGAGTCTTTTCACATCTGCAGGGATTGTGTAATCGATATTTTGAAAGGAAGAAAATTCATTGATAAAAACTTAAAGGGCTATTGGATGGGCAATGAAGTAATGTTCTTACCTCAAAATGCGAATGAAGATGTAATTGAGGCATTTGAAGAATTTGTAACCTATGAAGAGGATGACATTGAACGAAAAAACCCTCAAAAACTAATTAATTCAATTAAAGATAATGAAAATGAGATATTTACAAGTTTTGGTAATTTAAAAACGCCTTTGGATATTATATTTTTTGACGATCCAAAAGCAAGTTCTGAATGGAAAATCAGATATTCGATAAATGGGGTTTTACCTTCAAGATTTAGTCTTGTATCCAAATTAGAGCAAAAATACTCGAACAAAACAGGATATCCTCTTAATCTATGGATGGTCATAAATTATCTTATCCCACGAGATGATAAAAAAAAGTATTCGTCAAATGAAGCAAAATCGATATTAAATGCAGTTTTCCACGGTACAAAATACAGTCGAAATTTATTTTTTGCAAAAGTTATGCAAAAATACAAGGCAGATTATGGAAAATATTTAAAAAAAGAAATTAAATATCCTCCAAATATTGCAGATATTCATAGGATTTATAATTTTATGGTAGATTGTGGATGTTTGTTTCAGGGTTGGAACTTTGCTTATGAAATATCAGATAGACCATTCAATAAAGAAAATAATGAGGCTAATACCATGGCATATGAAAGCATTGTAAAATATGAAAGTATTAACGAATTATTTGATAAAAATAAAGATTATTTTGATACGGATGATAAAAAGGCATGGTTTTTATTGGGAAATATTTACGATTCAATCGTCTACCACTCAAAAAAATATCATGATAAGGATAAATCATATTTAGAGTCAAATTTTTATTATGGTAATAAATTTGATGAAAAATTTTTCCAAAAAATGCTAAATCAATGTACTGATTTAATGTTAAAATATGGAATAAATAGTAAAAGGGAATTAAAAAACAAAATAACAAATGCAAAAGATTTAATGAGTAATGGGACTAAAAATAATACTTTATCCCCTGATGAAGCGAAATATATATTCTTTTGGGGATTACAACAGTATTTTGAGTATTTAAAGAACGAAGAAAAGGAAAAGCAAGATATTAAGAACGAATAA
- the cas7b gene encoding type I-B CRISPR-associated protein Cas7/Csh2 produces the protein MANTREYLLIWDSTMANPNGDMLSENKPRIDESTGQLEVSDVRIKRYIRDEWIREGKDVLVQTLKDDKGKILSCQDMVKNIQAKENLDDDTLLEHVLNNYIDVKLFGAVITKPKRDIMGPLQVMWSKSLHEAEVKFMQGNAAYASGKDKEQASIWSKYISPYALFKTYAVYNENVAKIQGIEVKEEDLEVFKKALINGLKNYRSTSKNQMPRVLIEIIYNDNSIDGELDYVKTEYDCLDTELRDISQIKIDLSELKEYCENKKDSISAINIYKHGKVNLINEPTENVNII, from the coding sequence ATGGCAAATACAAGAGAATATTTATTGATATGGGATAGTACAATGGCAAATCCCAATGGAGATATGTTATCAGAAAATAAACCAAGAATTGACGAAAGTACTGGTCAATTGGAAGTCTCAGACGTAAGGATTAAAAGATATATAAGAGATGAGTGGATTAGGGAAGGAAAAGACGTATTAGTACAAACTTTAAAAGATGATAAGGGTAAAATTTTATCTTGTCAAGATATGGTAAAAAATATCCAAGCCAAAGAAAATTTAGACGATGATACATTATTAGAACACGTTTTAAACAACTATATCGATGTTAAATTGTTTGGTGCAGTTATTACAAAACCTAAACGGGATATTATGGGTCCTTTACAGGTAATGTGGAGTAAGTCACTACATGAAGCAGAAGTTAAATTTATGCAAGGTAATGCAGCTTATGCAAGTGGCAAAGATAAGGAACAAGCTTCAATATGGTCAAAATACATAAGTCCTTACGCTTTATTCAAAACCTATGCGGTATATAATGAAAATGTTGCAAAAATACAAGGAATAGAGGTCAAAGAGGAAGATTTAGAAGTATTTAAAAAAGCTTTGATAAATGGTCTAAAAAATTATAGAAGTACATCTAAAAACCAAATGCCACGAGTTTTAATTGAAATAATTTACAACGATAATTCTATTGATGGAGAATTAGATTACGTTAAAACGGAATATGATTGTTTAGATACTGAATTAAGAGATATTTCGCAAATTAAAATAGATTTAAGTGAATTAAAAGAATACTGCGAAAATAAAAAAGACAGTATATCTGCCATAAACATTTACAAGCACGGAAAAGTTAATTTAATTAACGAACCTACGGAAAATGTTAATATAATTTAA
- the cas5b gene encoding type I-B CRISPR-associated protein Cas5b, protein MDKNVLVFNVQSNYGRFRKPYTTTSALTYLCIHPVALKGLIGAILGIKKEDLIYKTSNLTLGIEVVSPVSKDLQSLKLLSLKSGMFHFPANVEFLRNPNYNIYVKWDSENYNVLKDKLTSGKVFFTPYLGVSENVAKISYVGEFEELKDLNNTNIKHIDSIFPIDEFSNAIDLNELNDSSKKYYFDTIPIKNNEKREYTEYKRVLISSDVVNININNSNNVSNLSKIGEKYVYFFK, encoded by the coding sequence ATGGATAAAAATGTATTAGTTTTCAATGTTCAAAGTAACTACGGACGTTTCAGAAAACCTTATACTACCACATCCGCACTAACTTATTTATGTATCCACCCAGTAGCGCTTAAAGGACTTATCGGTGCCATTTTAGGGATTAAAAAAGAAGATTTAATATATAAGACGTCAAATTTAACTCTGGGTATCGAAGTAGTATCCCCCGTCAGTAAAGATTTACAATCTTTAAAATTACTGTCTTTAAAATCTGGTATGTTCCATTTTCCTGCCAATGTTGAATTTCTAAGAAATCCCAATTATAATATATATGTAAAATGGGATTCAGAAAATTATAATGTGTTAAAAGACAAGTTAACGTCAGGAAAGGTTTTTTTTACCCCTTATTTGGGCGTAAGTGAAAATGTTGCTAAAATAAGTTATGTTGGAGAGTTTGAAGAATTAAAGGACTTGAATAATACAAATATAAAACATATCGATTCGATATTTCCAATAGATGAATTCAGTAATGCTATTGATTTGAACGAGTTGAATGATTCTAGTAAAAAATATTATTTTGATACAATACCTATCAAAAATAATGAAAAAAGAGAATATACGGAATATAAGAGAGTTTTAATCTCTAGCGATGTAGTAAATATCAATATTAATAACTCAAATAATGTTAGTAATTTATCTAAAATCGGTGAGAAATATGTCTATTTCTTTAAATAA
- the cas3 gene encoding CRISPR-associated helicase Cas3', with translation MSISLNNEENNAITYNINSHPSKLLKNHLEGVLQICDFFMNNYYGVYFQKDEEYSILKKITYIIALCHDFGKCTPYFQDYIKNIDNKNPNLKNSKYKNHSLISAYFAYYTVLKYLESINQLDSEKFRNFPYFSYLIVKRHHGNIKNGKEERILVDDDLVLKQKNSIIHKNNEYNEYNEYIEEINLLYNTLFQKYDIFDINIDILDFFENLMVPGTKSINHLVKKSYKLCKKSIDNTIDFANSEDMEKLQYMYSILLTADKMDAGNIKLQKNSPMYSKDLIEKYIQELNPKGNDKNNENNENNINNIRNDIFNDLKNSLNNINLKENHILSLNLPTGTGKTLLSYYTAFHIANELNKENIFPKVIYSLPFTTVIDQNYEVLEKLLLNENNTKIPNNGLIKYHSLAEIPNNLENELNEELNEELYANNENEDKKYWDYNVKFVYDNWQANIIVTTFVQLFNTFFKMGLNKINHRYYTLRNSIIILDEIQAINPSYYKIINKYLDILCKKYGIYIILATATMTPLFEESTELVGSKKYFNKLNRIILYNKSEEEINVEDFKELVLNDIIHSKDSKDKFLIVMNTVKSARQVYDFMSEKLSDKNNNYEGEVIYLSTEVAPKKRMGIISKIKGKGDDRGYKDNEYNDNGYIKDKNKKYVVVSTQLVEAGVDIDMDVIYRDFAPIDSITQTSGRANRNGANNEKGIVYIYKVTNEKNKCYSKFIYPNWSIQLTEGILNNQENISISESEFQNINEIYQHELHGTRISYLDSDKMEEYLKELNIESFRNSFNLIDNNYRIYDIYLNYDDEFNKTTNEIKTELSKSKKNNIKIKNLFRKLNKYKISVSKDTYYNIRSNLEEFPELGIEIVPNIYCKDGYLDYDNLKDSSDIQFF, from the coding sequence ATGTCTATTTCTTTAAATAACGAAGAAAATAATGCCATAACATACAACATTAACTCTCACCCTTCTAAATTATTAAAAAACCATTTGGAAGGTGTTTTACAAATTTGTGATTTTTTTATGAATAATTATTATGGAGTCTATTTTCAAAAAGATGAGGAATATTCTATTTTAAAGAAAATAACGTATATCATAGCACTTTGTCATGACTTTGGAAAATGTACACCATATTTTCAAGATTATATAAAAAACATTGATAATAAAAACCCTAACTTAAAAAATTCTAAATATAAAAATCATAGCCTAATTTCAGCTTATTTTGCATATTATACTGTTTTAAAGTATTTGGAATCTATAAATCAATTAGATAGTGAAAAATTCAGAAATTTCCCTTATTTTTCTTATTTAATTGTAAAAAGACATCATGGAAACATCAAAAATGGAAAAGAAGAACGAATATTGGTGGATGATGATTTAGTACTCAAACAAAAGAATAGCATTATTCACAAAAATAACGAATATAACGAATATAACGAATATATTGAAGAAATAAATTTGCTTTATAATACTTTATTTCAAAAATATGATATTTTTGATATTAATATTGATATTTTAGACTTTTTTGAAAATTTAATGGTCCCAGGTACTAAAAGTATTAATCACCTTGTCAAAAAAAGCTATAAATTATGCAAAAAATCTATTGATAACACCATAGATTTTGCAAATTCTGAAGATATGGAAAAACTACAATATATGTACTCTATATTACTTACCGCCGATAAAATGGATGCAGGGAATATAAAATTACAAAAAAACTCCCCGATGTATTCAAAAGACTTAATTGAAAAGTATATTCAAGAGCTAAATCCAAAAGGTAATGATAAAAATAACGAAAATAACGAAAATAACATAAACAATATACGAAATGATATATTTAATGATTTAAAAAATAGCTTAAATAATATAAATTTAAAAGAAAATCACATATTATCTTTAAATTTACCTACAGGAACTGGAAAAACTTTATTATCGTATTATACGGCTTTTCACATTGCAAATGAATTAAATAAAGAAAATATATTTCCAAAAGTAATCTATTCATTACCATTTACTACGGTAATTGACCAAAACTATGAAGTATTGGAAAAGTTACTTCTTAATGAAAACAATACAAAAATACCCAATAATGGACTTATAAAATATCACTCTTTGGCAGAAATTCCAAATAATTTAGAAAATGAATTGAACGAAGAGTTGAATGAAGAATTATATGCCAATAACGAAAACGAAGATAAGAAATATTGGGATTATAATGTAAAATTCGTTTATGATAATTGGCAGGCAAATATTATCGTTACCACATTTGTACAATTATTTAATACATTTTTTAAAATGGGATTAAATAAAATTAATCATCGGTATTATACTCTTAGAAATTCGATAATCATTCTCGATGAAATTCAAGCAATAAATCCAAGTTATTATAAAATAATTAATAAATATCTGGACATATTATGTAAAAAATATGGTATTTATATAATATTGGCTACTGCTACTATGACGCCCCTATTTGAGGAATCAACCGAATTAGTGGGCTCTAAAAAATATTTTAATAAATTAAATCGGATTATATTATACAACAAATCGGAAGAAGAAATAAATGTTGAAGATTTTAAAGAATTAGTTTTAAATGACATTATACATAGTAAAGATTCAAAGGATAAATTTTTGATAGTTATGAATACGGTAAAGTCCGCGCGTCAGGTTTATGACTTTATGTCAGAGAAGTTATCGGATAAAAATAATAATTACGAGGGTGAAGTAATTTATTTATCAACGGAAGTTGCACCTAAAAAAAGAATGGGGATAATAAGTAAAATTAAAGGTAAGGGCGATGATAGGGGTTATAAAGATAATGAATATAATGATAATGGATACATTAAAGACAAAAATAAAAAATACGTTGTAGTATCCACCCAATTAGTAGAAGCGGGTGTTGACATTGATATGGATGTAATATATAGAGATTTTGCACCAATCGATAGTATAACGCAGACTTCCGGTCGTGCAAACCGAAATGGAGCAAATAACGAAAAAGGTATCGTTTATATTTATAAAGTAACAAACGAAAAAAATAAGTGTTATTCCAAATTTATATATCCCAACTGGAGTATTCAGTTAACCGAAGGTATTTTAAATAATCAGGAAAATATATCGATTTCAGAAAGTGAATTCCAAAATATAAATGAGATTTACCAACACGAATTGCACGGAACTCGAATAAGCTACTTAGATTCGGATAAAATGGAAGAATATCTAAAAGAATTAAATATTGAAAGTTTTAGAAACAGTTTTAATTTAATAGATAATAATTATAGAATTTATGATATTTATCTAAATTATGACGATGAATTTAACAAAACAACTAATGAAATTAAAACAGAATTATCCAAATCTAAAAAAAATAATATAAAAATAAAAAATCTATTTAGAAAATTGAATAAATATAAAATATCGGTTTCAAAAGATACTTATTATAATATAAGGAGTAATTTGGAAGAATTTCCCGAATTAGGAATCGAGATAGTACCTAATATATATTGTAAAGATGGTTATTTAGATTATGATAATTTAAAAGATAGTTCCGACATACAATTTTTTTAA
- a CDS encoding CRISPR-associated endonuclease Cas6 produces MDLQYLMIKYIDLHLKMRDGTKLRGYFANKYKDLEVFHNHDNNNNNENKKFHFRYPTVQFKVIDGNPLIVAINEGANALKDVVLYEDTIKIDDKNYSVQRAELSSKSVNFGISNEIHTYEFKTPWMSLNQNNYPDYLALDDIDKEEKLKSVLIGNILSMSKSIDYKVEEKIKVSADLKPIDLNFKDIKMKGFKGTFKTNFDIPDYLGLGKSVSRGLGTIIKVK; encoded by the coding sequence ATGGACTTACAATACTTAATGATAAAATATATTGATTTACACTTAAAAATGAGGGATGGGACGAAACTAAGAGGTTATTTCGCCAATAAATATAAAGATTTAGAAGTATTCCACAACCATGATAATAATAACAATAATGAAAATAAGAAATTTCATTTTAGGTATCCCACGGTTCAGTTTAAAGTAATTGATGGTAATCCATTAATTGTAGCAATAAATGAAGGTGCAAACGCACTAAAAGATGTAGTACTTTATGAAGATACTATAAAAATAGATGATAAAAATTATTCGGTTCAAAGGGCTGAATTATCATCCAAAAGTGTAAATTTCGGAATATCTAACGAAATACACACATATGAGTTTAAAACGCCATGGATGTCTTTAAATCAAAATAACTATCCTGATTATTTGGCTTTAGATGATATTGATAAAGAAGAAAAGCTTAAATCTGTATTAATTGGTAATATACTTTCGATGTCCAAAAGTATAGATTATAAAGTTGAAGAAAAGATTAAAGTAAGTGCCGATTTAAAGCCTATAGATTTAAACTTTAAAGATATAAAAATGAAAGGTTTTAAAGGAACTTTTAAAACTAACTTTGATATTCCTGACTACTTAGGACTTGGTAAATCCGTTTCAAGAGGCTTAGGAACTATTATAAAAGTTAAATAA
- the cmr6 gene encoding type III-B CRISPR module RAMP protein Cmr6 has protein sequence MVRGIKVNSFAELNSIVCQKGKTANNKNNNKNNVKDRTNNFKNSQKSNSKKDVDKKIVKAEKVDNVSNGNLGYLYYREYYEKLLNFIRGSEYKKELDTKNKSIKKVVATLKRYSDANLRQENIKKLTITDDMNNSYKNNKSTNNLTNEKDIKKLKNRKFKEIKLDILYPGLLIGSGYMHETSITEGEYKLGFFFDYTTGLPIVPGASVKGTLRSAFPRISLKDFKGKPISKNSELIPKQDNNKYKYLLELLYEILDNKSKELLKIKKLNNNEKVEFTIKLRDSIFEGINSDTEHVPIYNRDIFLDAEIYSEDNSNNDNNKLFEEDYITPHKEVFKEPIPLKFLKIGSNNKIKFNFLLNDSEIELKGNESITISSENKKELFNKILLNRGIGAKTKVGYGNLE, from the coding sequence ATGGTTAGAGGAATCAAGGTAAATTCATTCGCAGAATTAAATTCAATTGTTTGTCAAAAGGGCAAAACTGCTAATAATAAAAATAATAATAAAAATAATGTTAAAGATAGAACAAATAATTTTAAAAATTCTCAAAAATCAAATTCAAAAAAGGATGTCGATAAAAAAATAGTAAAAGCTGAAAAAGTTGATAATGTGTCAAATGGAAATTTAGGATATTTATATTATAGGGAATATTATGAAAAATTACTTAATTTTATTAGGGGTAGTGAATACAAAAAAGAACTTGATACTAAAAATAAGTCTATTAAAAAAGTAGTAGCTACATTAAAGAGGTATTCAGACGCCAATCTTAGACAAGAAAACATTAAAAAACTTACTATCACAGATGATATGAATAATAGCTATAAAAATAACAAATCTACTAATAATTTAACCAATGAAAAAGATATTAAAAAATTGAAAAATAGAAAGTTTAAAGAAATTAAATTGGACATATTATATCCTGGTTTACTTATCGGTTCAGGATATATGCACGAAACGAGTATTACTGAAGGAGAGTATAAATTGGGTTTTTTCTTTGATTATACCACAGGTTTACCAATAGTCCCAGGCGCTTCTGTAAAAGGTACATTAAGGAGTGCATTTCCAAGAATCAGTTTGAAGGATTTTAAAGGTAAACCCATATCGAAGAACAGCGAACTTATACCAAAGCAAGATAATAATAAATATAAATATCTTTTGGAATTATTGTATGAAATTCTTGACAATAAATCAAAAGAATTACTGAAAATAAAAAAATTAAATAATAATGAAAAAGTAGAATTTACTATTAAATTAAGGGATTCCATATTTGAAGGCATAAATTCAGATACGGAACATGTGCCAATATATAATCGAGATATATTTTTAGATGCTGAAATATATTCTGAAGATAATAGTAATAATGATAATAACAAATTATTTGAAGAGGATTATATAACGCCACACAAAGAAGTTTTTAAAGAACCGATACCATTAAAATTCTTAAAAATAGGCTCAAATAATAAAATTAAATTTAATTTTTTATTAAACGATTCAGAAATAGAACTAAAAGGAAATGAATCAATAACAATATCTTCCGAAAATAAAAAAGAGTTATTTAACAAGATATTATTGAATAGAGGCATTGGTGCAAAAACAAAAGTGGGTTATGGAAATTTAGAATGA
- a CDS encoding type III-B CRISPR module-associated protein Cmr5, with protein sequence MSKKQVESYIPEALNIIKKCNKVGDKGLWVEIKGDNDNTLKVIRKEVNGYLASYGPAIIQSGLIPAVVFYQGKDEKKIVNDLILEVIGKKEDEYNKDLLEYACNNEKEAKEEIMDAIIALKLALRTFKIGEK encoded by the coding sequence ATGAGTAAAAAACAAGTTGAAAGTTATATTCCTGAAGCTTTAAATATTATCAAAAAATGCAATAAAGTTGGAGACAAAGGGTTATGGGTTGAAATAAAAGGGGATAATGACAATACCCTAAAAGTAATTAGAAAGGAAGTAAACGGATATTTAGCATCTTATGGTCCTGCAATCATACAAAGCGGTTTAATACCTGCAGTCGTGTTTTATCAAGGTAAAGATGAGAAAAAAATAGTAAATGATTTAATTTTAGAGGTCATCGGAAAAAAAGAAGATGAGTATAATAAAGATTTATTAGAATACGCCTGTAATAATGAAAAAGAAGCAAAAGAAGAAATAATGGATGCAATAATTGCTTTAAAATTAGCTTTAAGGACATTTAAAATTGGAGAGAAATAA
- the cmr4 gene encoding type III-B CRISPR module RAMP protein Cmr4: MSSKNVYFIKAVTNLHVGSGDVTYGVVDNMVQRDCVTNYPIINSSSLKGALRAFFECNAKDNESDKNNVPKIFGKDSNSPSQDNTQNGKGKMAFFDAKILFRPVRSNKRPYALVTCPQALSDFFEYLEISGIKEDEKEGLKQLKEKKLENKCNFEPKENEKFEEISKYEDITNLFKSEEITNLCNYLNLNDEKIIICSNEEFSNLNLPVIARNQLENGESKNLWYEEVVPRKSIFYFMTNCEEDGLSNTFNEAIKEKLVQIGGNATIGYGFCDIGIIKSKEGNNE, from the coding sequence ATGAGTTCAAAAAATGTTTATTTTATAAAAGCAGTTACAAATCTTCACGTAGGTAGTGGCGACGTTACATATGGCGTAGTTGATAATATGGTTCAAAGGGATTGTGTTACTAATTATCCAATAATAAACTCTTCGAGTTTAAAAGGAGCTTTAAGAGCGTTCTTTGAATGTAATGCTAAAGATAATGAAAGCGATAAGAATAATGTACCTAAAATATTTGGTAAAGATAGTAACTCACCTTCTCAAGACAATACTCAAAATGGTAAAGGCAAAATGGCATTTTTTGATGCTAAAATATTATTTAGACCGGTTAGGAGCAATAAACGACCTTATGCGTTAGTTACTTGTCCACAAGCTTTAAGTGATTTTTTTGAGTATTTAGAGATTTCAGGGATTAAAGAAGATGAAAAAGAAGGTTTAAAACAATTAAAAGAAAAAAAGTTAGAAAATAAATGTAATTTTGAACCAAAAGAAAATGAAAAATTTGAAGAAATATCAAAATATGAAGATATTACCAATTTATTTAAAAGTGAAGAGATTACCAATTTATGTAACTACTTAAATTTAAATGATGAAAAAATAATAATATGTAGTAACGAAGAATTTAGTAACTTAAATTTACCTGTAATCGCAAGAAATCAACTTGAAAACGGAGAAAGTAAAAATTTATGGTATGAAGAAGTGGTACCGAGGAAATCAATATTTTACTTTATGACAAACTGTGAAGAAGATGGTTTAAGTAATACATTTAATGAGGCCATTAAAGAAAAATTAGTTCAAATCGGCGGGAATGCCACAATAGGTTATGGATTCTGCGATATTGGCATTATAAAAAGCAAAGAGGGAAATAATGAGTAA